In a genomic window of Luteitalea sp.:
- a CDS encoding ATP-binding cassette domain-containing protein, which produces MTSPEIAVRCSGLVKRYGDLTAVDRLDLEVRRGECFGLLGPNGAGKTTTIEILEGLLQPDAGDVEVLGLHWRHDEEALRQRLGMALQETQLADKLTVEETIRLFRSFYRQGRSVDEVLTMVELESKRNAWYSKLSGGQKQRLAVACALVGAPDLLFLDEPTTGLDPQSRRQLWSLLDGYRAGGGTILLTTHYMDEAQALCDRVAVVDRGNVIALGTPRELIASLGAEHVIEFALVDGTPLPSDEVLETLPGVRKVRHQDGGCSLIASHLHLAIPGLLHVVGPDARLSMLTTHSATLEDVFVSLTGRHLRDG; this is translated from the coding sequence ATGACCTCTCCAGAAATTGCCGTGCGTTGTAGCGGCTTGGTGAAGCGCTATGGCGACCTGACGGCTGTCGATCGGCTCGACCTCGAGGTCCGACGCGGTGAATGCTTCGGTCTGCTGGGGCCCAATGGCGCCGGCAAAACGACGACCATCGAGATCCTGGAGGGCCTCTTGCAGCCGGATGCCGGCGACGTCGAGGTGCTCGGCCTTCACTGGCGACATGACGAGGAGGCCTTGCGTCAGCGCTTGGGCATGGCGCTCCAGGAAACGCAGCTCGCCGACAAGCTGACGGTGGAGGAGACGATCCGCCTCTTTCGGTCGTTCTACCGCCAGGGCCGCAGCGTCGACGAGGTGCTCACGATGGTCGAGCTCGAGTCGAAGCGGAACGCGTGGTACTCGAAGCTCTCAGGCGGTCAGAAGCAACGCCTTGCCGTGGCGTGTGCACTCGTCGGCGCCCCCGATCTGCTGTTCCTCGACGAGCCCACGACCGGGCTCGATCCACAGTCGCGACGCCAGCTCTGGTCGTTGCTCGACGGCTACCGCGCTGGCGGCGGAACAATTCTCCTGACGACGCACTACATGGACGAGGCGCAGGCGTTGTGCGACCGCGTGGCGGTCGTGGACCGTGGAAATGTGATTGCCTTGGGAACACCGCGTGAGCTCATCGCGTCGCTTGGTGCGGAGCACGTCATCGAGTTCGCGCTCGTGGACGGCACGCCGTTGCCGTCAGACGAGGTGCTCGAGACGCTGCCTGGGGTGCGGAAGGTGAGGCATCAGGATGGCGGCTGCTCGCTCATCGCGTCGCACCTGCACCTGGCGATTCCGGGGCTGCTGCACGTCGTGGGACCTGACGCACGGCTCTCCATGCTCACCACACACAGTGCGACGCTCGAGGATGTGTTCGTGTCGCTGACGGGAAGGCACCTGCGCGATGGGTAA
- a CDS encoding adenylosuccinate synthase, translating into MNIAVLGAQWGDEGKGKIVDLLTPHFGIVCRYQGGHNAGHTVYAKGRKFVLRLLPSGILQPDVICVLGNGVVIDPQALFGEIEELQRAGVMVDNRLVISSKAHLILPYHRELELLAEARRGERRIGTTSRGIGPAYEDKAGRRGIRVGDLSDPSSPRALADAVRENVEARNRLLDTAHMDWQLVLAELQEAWERMRPWVQDASLFLDRAIRRGQRVLFEGAQGTLLDIDHGTYPYVTSSSATVGGVCTGLGVGPRAIDGVLGIAKAYTTRVGEGPLPTELDDAIGERLRESGNEYGAVTGRPRRCGWFDAVAVRYAVRVNGLDALAVTKLDVLDGLDELHVGVAYRLGAQTVEEFPAEIGQLTACEPVYETVRGWSAPTKGVRSYGALPLAARQYVARLEELCGVPVAVISTGSEREDTILREDTLVRRWLEAAPA; encoded by the coding sequence ATGAACATCGCAGTGCTGGGCGCCCAATGGGGCGACGAAGGCAAGGGCAAGATCGTCGATCTGCTCACGCCTCATTTCGGGATCGTGTGCCGATATCAAGGCGGACACAACGCCGGGCATACCGTGTACGCGAAGGGCCGGAAGTTCGTGCTCCGCCTACTGCCGTCCGGCATCCTCCAGCCCGACGTGATCTGCGTGCTCGGCAACGGCGTGGTGATCGATCCGCAGGCGCTGTTTGGCGAGATCGAAGAGCTGCAACGTGCGGGCGTCATGGTCGACAATCGGCTCGTCATCAGCAGCAAGGCGCACCTCATCTTGCCCTACCACCGCGAGCTCGAGCTGCTGGCCGAGGCGCGGCGCGGCGAACGGCGCATTGGCACCACGTCGCGTGGCATTGGGCCCGCGTACGAGGACAAGGCGGGACGGCGAGGTATCCGCGTGGGTGATCTCTCGGATCCATCGTCGCCGCGCGCGTTGGCGGATGCGGTGCGCGAGAACGTCGAAGCGCGCAACCGGTTGTTGGATACCGCGCACATGGACTGGCAGCTCGTCCTGGCAGAGCTGCAGGAGGCGTGGGAGCGCATGCGTCCCTGGGTCCAGGACGCCTCCCTCTTCCTCGACAGGGCGATTCGGCGAGGTCAGCGCGTGCTGTTCGAGGGCGCGCAGGGCACGCTGCTCGACATCGACCACGGCACGTATCCGTATGTCACCTCGTCGAGCGCGACGGTCGGCGGCGTCTGCACCGGGCTTGGTGTGGGCCCGCGCGCCATCGACGGGGTCCTGGGCATTGCCAAGGCGTATACGACGCGGGTTGGCGAGGGGCCCCTGCCGACGGAGCTCGATGATGCGATCGGCGAGCGATTGCGCGAGAGCGGCAACGAGTACGGCGCCGTGACCGGCCGTCCGCGCCGGTGCGGTTGGTTCGACGCCGTCGCCGTGCGGTACGCGGTCCGCGTCAATGGCTTGGATGCGCTGGCGGTCACCAAGCTCGATGTGCTCGACGGCCTCGACGAGCTGCACGTGGGGGTGGCGTATCGCCTCGGCGCACAGACGGTAGAGGAGTTTCCCGCGGAGATTGGCCAGCTCACCGCATGCGAGCCGGTCTACGAGACCGTGCGCGGCTGGTCCGCGCCGACCAAGGGTGTCAGATCGTACGGGGCGTTGCCGCTGGCCGCGCGCCAGTATGTCGCCCGACTCGAAGAGCTGTGCGGCGTCCCGGTGGCCGTCATCTCGACCGGCTCCGAACGCGAGGACACCATTCTCCGAGAGGACACGCTGGTACGCCGGTGGCTCGAGGCGGCGCCAGCGTAG